From the genome of Podospora bellae-mahoneyi strain CBS 112042 chromosome 2, whole genome shotgun sequence:
GGTCCACCAGCTGCACACCGCTCGGGATGCCCACGTCGCACCTGTCATTTTGCCCACCGTTGCCTGTATAGACGCCTCCCTCCAGTCTAGCACAAGGCCTGCCCCACGGCACAACGACAGACTTGTCATGAAAGATGTCACAGTACGCATCCCCAGCGGCCTTGATCACCTCTCTCGAGTCTCTATCTGCCTCGGGGATCGTCCCCCAATTCTCACGGGATGCCCAGCGCAGGGTTCCGGTTGCGTTGAAAAGCCAATCgcccgtggtggtggacaagagATCAACCTTTGTGATCTGGGCTGACGTGAAAAACATCTGCACGCCAATCACGTAAGGCTGCGCGCCCGTGGCCGAGATAATCTCGGTATAGGTGGCGCATTGTGTCGTGTCGAGGCTGTGGCGTGAGAAGTCGATCTTGGTAGCACGGGTCAAGGAAGAGCCTGACGTGAGGGAAGCATTGCGAAAATTCTCGTGGTAGACAGCTGAGGGAGAAAGCGGCTGTAGCAGCGCAGGGTTGCCGGCTGTCTGCGCGGCAAGAAGGCTGTCGGCTGCCGTCTTGAGGAAATCTCTGGTGCAGGCCGGCTGCGCTTGCACGCCAGACCCCTTGATCACCAAGAGGGTCGAGAGGAGGAGCGAGGTGAGTGAATGCATCATcagggtggtgttggaacACCAGGCAACTGCTATCCGCGTGTAGAAAGCACGAACAGGAGAGGTGCAAACCGAGGACTTGTCTAAAAGCGCCCCTATTTATGCACTGTCCATTCGAGGCTAATATGGTGAACGGATAATATATCAACCCCCTGATTCCCCAACTTCAATCAATATTGAAGGGACGTCAGAAGAGAGGGGAGACAGTTTCGGCAGTTTGGATCACCTTGGTTGATTGGTAGGGAAGCGTTGATCCAAAATACATTCCCCCTCTGTCACCGGCCTCAAGCCGGTGTGGCTGTCTTTGGTTGACTTGTTGCCTCTTGGGCTCTTTTTGCCAACAAATCCCTGTCGTTTTCGAGGACTCCCAGCAGCCCATGAACCTTCGATGTCGTGGAAGTAAGCTTTGGCATACATCTTCAAGCTGCCCAACTGAAAGAAAGGCAAACTCAGCGTAATAGAATGCCCAGTATTATTAAATTCGTATCCCATTTAAGTGGTCAAAGtggcctccctctccatcacccaATGCCAGACACATACCGGGCCTCTGTGATCCTCCTCATGTAGCTTCTAGTACCCAACTCTCTTGTACGTCAAAGGTCGTGCTGTTGACTCCCGACAGGACCGACTCACACGGCGTCCGGTAGTCTGACAGCAATATCTCCCGATTGCGTGATGTAACGCACCCATGGGAGTGATGGGTATTGAAGCTAATGGACGAGTCAATGAGAACACGGtcaaaaaagcaaacaaggGCAGAGCAAGCACATACCTTGGGCTCTGTGATCTTGAGGTAGCGCACTTGGATGCCGCTGGTGGTGAAGTAGGGAATCTCGAACTTGACCTGAATGGGTCGCTTGGCACCCTTGCCAGGAGCTCCCACGCCGCCCATGCTCCCGCCGAAGCCACCCGTCATGCCACCGCCATGCTCGTCGTCACCTCGCACACTGGGTAGGCCGAGCTCGGCACGCATGAGAAACTCCTTGCCGCCACCAAACTGCTTGATCTTCCAGACGATGGCACTCTGCTCTGGCGCATAGTGCACCGATCCGACGTTGGTTCGGAAGCGTGGTGTATCGGCGTCGTCGGGCACCGGAACAATAATCTCGACGTTGTTCGCCGTACTGCGGCGCTTGAATTGCGCCCTGGCCTTGAGCATGTATTCTATTCGCGATCCACTGTGCGACTCGACAACACACTCGACCCAGATGAGCGGCTTGACCTGGGTGTTGAGACGATATGACATGAGCTCAAATTCTCCGTCAGGGGGGATGAAGCTGATGGTGCGGTCGTTCTCGAAACGCGACAGACGCACACACTGGTGGAATTTGacatcctccatctcaatGGCCTTGCCACGCGTCGTCCGCCCCGTGCTTTCGAACATGACCTTGTCGTTGAGGCCCAACCGCAGCTCGGGCATGCCAGACAAGTAACACTTCATCTTGATGGCACCCAGAATTTCCGATCGCAACACATTGCCGTTGGCTGACACGAGAAGGTTGAGCGATTCAATAACATCCAGAAACACCTCGTTTTTGCGGTAGCGGATCCCCTCGGAGCGCCACGACACGGCGTTGGTGACAGCAATGGGCGGACGAGCCTGAATCTCGAGCTTGTGCGACTCCTGGGTGATGTACTCTTGCAGAATCTTGGACTCGGTAGTCTGGGGGTAGCCAAAGTCCATCATCTCGTCGAGAAGCTCGTATATAATGACAAAGTTGTCTCGAATAGACTCCTCCTCGAGCGCCTTGAAGTACTCGGTAAACACCTCAACAATCTTGTGGAGAAAAAGGAGAATCTCGGCGGCATTGGTGTTTCGTTTCGTCAGGGCGAGTAGATAGAGGTTATTGTGTCTGATGTAGAGGTAGTTGATACCCTCGTGGGAGAAACAAGGGGGGACGGCCGACGActcttcttcggcttcgctgaggaggatggggaacATTTCGACGGCTGACATGGGTATATCTCCACGATAGTttcgggcgaggagggtttTGCCCTTTAGGTCGAGAAAGAAGATGGCTGAAGCCATGGTACAGTGACGGTAtggggatggcgatgggaaCACTTCGCAGGAGCTCCCGTCGAGAGTGATTGGGGGGTATCGGTCGGGCTGAGAGACTTTAGGACGCGGATTGAATCGTAATTGTTGCTACAAGTACTCCCATTACCCAAAGCAATGGAGTGATGGCCgtcggtgttgtcgtcgCTATCTTGTCGTCGCAGGCGTCGTTGTGTCGTTGAACAGCCAGCTGCTAGACACCCTGGAAGATCCCGTCGCTATTGTCAACCAAGGAGATGCCACAGGCCACAACCCTGACGTTGCTCCATTGTGGAGCGTGCGCTGGCCAGGCTGGCCAGGAGGGTTCTGAAGCTTAAGCCTGAGGCACTGTGGCGCCAGTGTGGAAGTGCCTTCTAGGTTCTTGTGGCTTGCCGCCGGTAAAAGGCAAAACCAGGCTTCCGGCTTGGCTTTCTGAGGGGCCTGGGCATGCTTTTGAAGGTGGGGTTCATGGACATGGAGCGACAGGTGGTCAGTGCCCTTCAGCTACCCCACCAATTGGTTTTGCTCAAAAGAAATTCTCGCTGCgtttttttctcctcttccttttcctttcctcaACGCGCCCATTAGACAGTGCTATCATCATGCGCACAACAAGAACCGGCATTCTGTCAGTTCCGAACCGTGCCGCCGTGGATGAATATGCGATTTCGAGGCGCGGAGATGAAGGATTTTCCGCTAACGGTTCCATAAGAACTGGCCGAGTATCTCTCTTACTGCTTGGCCGGTGTCAGAGGAACCGGACATTTTTGGCTCTTGCCAATTCTCACATGCTACAGTACATCTTGAGGTGACCGGATAACTACGCCCGGAGCCTCCTTCCACGTACACTCTCCATGCAAGGGAACCCTCCGAAAtcccaacaaaaaaacagAGCTAGGTGAACTTTTGGGCAATCAAAGCGGGTGGCACCGTGGACAGCTAGACAGCCACACAGCCCTGGATGGCGGAGGACTGATGTCTGGGCCTGATGAATGAATTCCGTTAGGAACTTTGCATGTGATGGTGGACAGTGGAGCCTTTCCTGCAAGTCTGTGACAAAGCACCTGAGCGCGTTCAGGGTCGAGAGCTGGCTCCAAGATAAAGCCGCTCTACATCTCTTCAGTTCGACACGTGCTTTTCCACCTGGAAACAGGTTCCTTGCCAGGCACTGAGTGCACCTCACTATctgaccttcttcttcgcaCTCAGAACATCTGAAAGCAGCAAATTTGATGAAGACTGTGCGTAAAGCTTCTGCCGGGCTGCACATGACGTGTGTTCGGTACCGTATGTAAAAGTAAAATACACTCCGTAAGCTATCTGCGTGTCTGCCACCCTGTCTGTGTCGCACAAGCCGTCTTCGAGAGAAGCTCAGAACCAGAACCCCGCCTTACCCACGTTTGGTGGAGCAATGGCAACAGTCTtggttgtttctttttcgtATCTTATTCGGTtggcttttctctttcaTTTCTATGTACCTACCTACACTATGTCCCGTGGACTGTGGATGGAGGCATGCCAATACTAGGCATAGAGAAGGATACGTCCACACGAGGCG
Proteins encoded in this window:
- a CDS encoding hypothetical protein (EggNog:ENOG503NZP0), with the protein product MMHSLTSLLLSTLLVIKGSGVQAQPACTRDFLKTAADSLLAAQTAGNPALLQPLSPSAVYHENFRNASLTSGSSLTRATKIDFSRHSLDTTQCATYTEIISATGAQPYVIGVQMFFTSAQITKVDLLSTTTGDWLFNATGTLRWASRENWGTIPEADRDSREVIKAAGDAYCDIFHDKSVVVPWGRPCARLEGGVYTGNGGQNDRCDVGIPSGVQLVDRRYVIDETVGAVSIFLSFSGIPDSHEFRVEKGTLRFVHTITVMNTGSGPGKGKGKRKRLARGDT
- the apm1 gene encoding AP-1 adaptor complex mu subunit Apm1 (EggNog:ENOG503NVTZ; COG:U) is translated as MASAIFFLDLKGKTLLARNYRGDIPMSAVEMFPILLSEAEEESSAVPPCFSHEGINYLYIRHNNLYLLALTKRNTNAAEILLFLHKIVEVFTEYFKALEEESIRDNFVIIYELLDEMMDFGYPQTTESKILQEYITQESHKLEIQARPPIAVTNAVSWRSEGIRYRKNEVFLDVIESLNLLVSANGNVLRSEILGAIKMKCYLSGMPELRLGLNDKVMFESTGRTTRGKAIEMEDVKFHQCVRLSRFENDRTISFIPPDGEFELMSYRLNTQVKPLIWVECVVESHSGSRIEYMLKARAQFKRRSTANNVEIIVPVPDDADTPRFRTNVGSVHYAPEQSAIVWKIKQFGGGKEFLMRAELGLPSVRGDDEHGGGMTGGFGGSMGGVGAPGKGAKRPIQVKFEIPYFTTSGIQVRYLKITEPKLQYPSLPWVRYITQSGDIAVRLPDAV